From Pseudorasbora parva isolate DD20220531a chromosome 14, ASM2467924v1, whole genome shotgun sequence:
atttttattttattgttgatcccctgactattattgttttttagTTTGTTGTGACCTCTACGAGTTGTGTATGCTGTTAaagttacaataaaaaaataacagagAAATTACAAATCCATTCCTCTCAAGAAAGAAGACAATATGAATGCGCAATAATAAGCAGTAAGAATAATAACACACACTCCACTAAGAGGCATTACACACTAGAATAGTGTGATAACGTGATAATGTCGTTATAAATACAGCGAATGAAAATCTTAACGTTTTCATTGTTTCATTCAATTGCGTCTTTGTATCGAGTTTCTATGCAATGGGAGGATTTAGGAAACGTTAGATGCGTTGAGAAAATAATTagttatacaccgatcaggcataacattatgacctaatattgtgttgctgACCCGTCTCGGCtggacccctgaaggtgtgctgtggtatctggcaccaagatgttagcagcagatcctttaagtcctataAGTTTTCAGATCGAACTTGTtcgttcagcacatcccacaggcgtcgcttcttcccatagtgcatcctggggccatgtgttcctcaggtaagccacacacacacacacacacacccagccatccacgtgattcctcagaccaggccaccttcttccattgctccgtggtccagttctgatgctcacgtgccactgttggtgttttcggcggggtcaggggtcagaggtcaccctgactggtccatacgcctcaacctgagctgctctgtgtattctgacagctttctatcagaaccagcattaacttctggagcagtttgagctccagtagctcgtctgtttgatcggaccccacgggccagccttcgctccccacggtcatcaatgagccttggccgcccatgaccctgtggccggttctccactggtccttccttggagcacttttgatagatactgaccactgcagaccgggaacagcccacaagagctgcagttttggagatgctctgacccagtcgtctagccgtcacaatctggccaaactcgctcaaatccttacgcttgcccatttctcctgcttcacacacatcaactctgaggaggaaatgttcacttgctgccgaatatatcccacccactaacaggagccgtgatggaGAGATCAGCAGTGATATTCACTTGATCAgtgtaatatttaataattattactgtttcaggacacacacacacacacacacacgcacttcAGATGATCTTGATATGTTATGATTGTAATCTATCTTTGAACTGATAGGACTGATTTTAAATACAGCAGCCATTCAataagaaaatgttttattgatattcacacacacagacagttaTGTACAGGAGGACGaggcctcacacacacacagatggagTTACTGCAGCTGTGTGATGCGGGAGAAGACCCCCGGCGGCTCGTTCCCGTCGCCCAGCGCGGCTCTGAAGCCCTCCTGCTGCCGCGCGCGCGCTAGTTTAGCTAGCGCTAGGAACGAACGCGGCTCTGTGATGGACAGGTCACACAGCACACGCCTGTTCAGCTGGACGCTGCTCTGtgagggacacacacacacacagtttaataagaagatactttataaagacagtacattacgcatTTACAGACGGCGGCCATCTTGGAGAACAGTCTTGACGAGTCGATCCACGAGTGCTGTGCTAAGTTCTCagtgcttcggtttgcatgtagggaccctcattatgctgccgtgttagtgtgaggctgtTTTTagtcttgttagtggtattaactagcggtttaaaTTTCACTCTGTGCTccatagacaaacattataagctaatctgtgtttaggaCTGGTAACCGCGGGTAACGGCTCATTGTGGAGGACGTAACCGCGGGTAACGGCTCATTGTGGAGGACGTAACCGCTGGTAACGGCTCATTTTGGAGGACTGGTAACCACTGGTAACGGCTCATTTTGGAGGACTGGTAACGGCTCATTTTGGAGGACTGGTAACCGCTGGTAACGGCTCATTTTGGAGGACTGGTAACGGCTCATTTTGGAGGACTGGTAACGGCTGGTAACGGCTCATTTTGGAGGACTGGTAACGGCTCATTTTGGAGGACTGGTAACGGCTCATTTTGGAGGACTGGTAACGGCTCATTTTGGAGGACTGGTAACGGCTCATTTTGGAGGACTGGTAACGGCTGGTAACGGCTCATTTTGGAGGACTGGTAACCGCTGGTAACGGCTCATTTTGGAGGACTGGTAACGGCTCATTTTGGAGGACTGGTAACCGCGGGTAACGGCTCATTTTGGAGGACTGGTAACGGCTCATTTTGGAGGACTGGTAACCGCGGGTAACGGCTCATTTTGGAGGACTGGTAACCGCTGGTAACGGCTCATTTTGGAGGACTGGTAACGGCTCATTTTGGAGGACTGGTAACCGCGGGTAACGGCTCATTTTGGAGGACTGGTAACCGCTGGTAACGGCTCATTTTGGAGGACTGGTAACGGCTCATTTTGGAGGACTGGTAACCGCGGGTAACGGCTCATTTTGGAGGACTGGTAACGGCTCATTTTGGAGGACTGGTAACCGCGGGTAACGGCTCATTTTGGAGGACTGGTAACCGCGGGTAACGGCTCATTTTGGAGGACTGGTAACCGCGGGTAACGGCTCATTTTGGAGGACTGGTAACCGCGGGTAACGGCTCATTTTGGAGGACTGGTAACGGCTCATTTTGGAGGACTGGTAACCGCGGGTAACGGCTCATTTTGGAGGACTGGTAACCGCGGGTAACGGCTCATTTTGGAGGACTGGTAACCGCGGGTAACGGCTCATTTTGGAGGACTGGTAACCGCGGGTAACGGCTCATTTTGGAGGACTGGTAACGGCTCATTTTGGAGGACTGGTAACCGCGGGTAACGGCTCATTTTGGAGGACTGGTAACCGTGGGTAACGGCTCATTTTGGAGGACTGGTAACCGCTGGTAACGGCTTATTTTGGAGGACTGGTAACGGCTCATTTTGGAGGACTGGTAACCGTGGGTAACGGCTCATTTTGGAGGACTGGTAACGGCTCATTTTGGAGGACAGGTAACCGTGGGTAACGGCTCATTTTGGAGGACTGGTAACGGCTCATTTTGGAGGACTGGTAACCGTGGGTAACGGCTCATTTTGGAGGACTGGTAACGGCTCATTTTGGAGGACTGGTAACCGCGGGTAACGGCTCATTTTGGAGGACTGGTAACCGTGGGTAACGGCTCATTTTGGAGGACTGGTAACCGCGGGTAACGGCTCATTTTGGAGGACTGGTAACCGTGGGTAACGGCTCATTTTGGAGGACTGGTAACCGCTGGTAACGGCTTATTTTGGAGGACTGGTAACCGTGGGTAACGGCTCATTTTGGAGGACTGGTAACCGCTGGTAACGGCTTATTTTGGAGGACTGGTAACGGCTCATTTTGGAGGACTGGTAACCGTGGGTAACGGCTCATTTTGGAGGACTGGTAACGGCTCATTTTGGAGGACTGGTAACCGTGGGTAACGGCTCATTTTGGAGGACTGGTAACGGCTCATTTTGGAGGACAGGTAACCGTGGGTAACGGCTCATTTTGGAGGACTGGTAACCGCGGGTAACGGCTCATTTTGGATGAAGTGGTGTGGATGGGTGAACCCGTGACCTTCACTGACCTTCAGCAGGTTGTGTATGAGCGCCGGATACTTCAGGTGGTGTTCTCTGCTGGCGGCGGCGATGCGCGAGATCCACAGCTGTGgacagaggtcagaggtcatgaGTGATTGACAGGCCTGctgatgcgtgtgtgtgtgtgtgtgtgtgtgtgtgtacctggcGCATGTTGCGTCGCTTGGCTTTGCGTCCTTTGCTGGCGTAGACGAAGGCTCGGCGCACGGCTCGCACCGCCAGACTGTAGCAGCGGTTCTTCCTGCCGCGGAAGTGCTGCAGAAACACATGACCATCAGAACGCTGCCGCTAACACTCGCGGAACGCTCACAGAATGCTTGaactatgacacacacacacacacacacagtcagacagacagacacacacacacacacacacagtcagacacacacacacacacacacacacacacacagtcagacacacacacacacacacacacacagtcagacacagagtcagtcagtcagacacacatacacacacacacagtcagacacacatacacacacacacacagtcagtcagtcagtcagacagacagacacacacacacacagtcagacacacacacacacacacacacacacagtcagacacagagtcagtcagtcagacacacatacacacacacacacagtcagacacacatacacacacacacacacacacagtcagacacacacacacacacacacacacacacacacacacatacacatacacagtcagtcggacatacacacacacacacacacagtcagtcagtcagacacacacacacacacacagtcagacacagagtcagtcagtcagacacacatacacacacacacacagtcagacacacatacacacacacacacacacacgcacacagtcagacacacacacacacacacacagtcagtcggacatacacatacacacacagtcagtcagtcagtcagtcagacacacacacacacacacacacacacacacacacacacacacacacacacacacagtcagtcagacaaacagagagacagacagacagacagacacactcactctctctctctctctctctctctctctctctctctctctctctctctctctctctctctctcacccgcGCGTTCTTCAGCAGCTCCTGGACCTTCCAGTACCGGTCCGGTCCGCGGCTCCGGGTCCAGCAGGAGAGCGTGAGGAACACCATGACGACCGTTAACCGACTGACCTCGAGCTCGCGTGCGCGGTCCGCTTCCGCCGGTGTCACGACGTCACATCCGGGGACGCGAGGAAATAAAAGTCTAATAAAAGCACAAAGGCTTAATTTTAAATCATGCCATtattatacatacacatacattatTAGCCCACGCTATGAATTAaactatatataaatacaattatgAATCATTAAGAATGATGAATGAGACAGCACACCGTGATAACGCGCTGTTTCCCACTAGTTATGTGTGATTTATAGTGCGCGGTTAATATGTGTACATTTATCATTATTAAAACATGAAACGGAAATTTATATAATGCGTTTCACAACCGCTTATATCACTCGCGGGCTGCGTGTCAAACCCCGGGAATCTGCCTGGCTAGTGCACGTGACCTGACGTCACTGAGACGCGGATGCTCCCTCAGTAGGCGGCTGAGCGCGCGTATGGGGACGCGGCCCGCGCAGGCGCAGTGCATTGTGGGCTGTTGGAGGAGCGGAGGGTCAGATTGACGCGAACATGGCTGCTGTGTGTTTCTCCTTGAGCCGCTGCGCCGCCGTACACCGACCCGCCGCGATCACGGTGAGTTTAATATCGCTATATAGCGGCAGAAAGATCACCGAGATTAATGTTGTGTCGCGCGATCGCGAATATCACATGACAACCTGCggttttatattatttagtgATGATGAGCACTGATATATAGAATATGATGTGACATGTTTACTATTGTATCCATGTTCATTACAAAGAACAGTGTCGCGGTTTCTCTCTGATCTTGTGACATGTTTTGAGTCGTAATTAAGAGAGTTTCGAGTTCAGTGTGTTTGGTAACAGTGATGTAATAACGAGTGTAGTTCCGCCTGTAAACCCCAGAGGTCAGTATTTGTGCATTAGTATGACCAAACATTATATTTTCACAATCGCGGTATTTGACGATATGAAtaatttttgtgtgcaaaaaaacaacaacaactaaataacgacttatatagtgatggccgatttcaaaacaaagcttcgaaccgttatgagtcagtgaatcgattcatgattcgaaccgttatgagtcagtgaatcgattcatgattcggatcaccaaagtcttgtgacttcagtggtttgacacgcaatccgaatcatgaatcgattcactgaatcattacggttcgaatcatgaatcgattcactgactcataacggtttgaatcatgaatcgattcactgactcataacggttcgaatcatgaatcgattcactgactcataacggtttgaatcatgaatcgattcactgactcataacggttcgaatcatgaatcgattcactgactcataacggttcgaatcatgaatcgattcactgactgacagcggttcgaagctttgttctgaaatcggccatcactatataagtcgttatttagtgtttttgcgcactaactctattctggcctcttcatcaatgattgtagagccgctgtagtgagatgggctttgtaacgacgtctttagtgcctttatgggtcttgagagaggaaatgacattggtgtcaatgaaggcctttctgagccatcggatttctgacggctggccaaccacaggaggaattaatcacacagtttacatttctggctgaactaacgctttaaaaTGACTAATATTGTTTACCGCATAACATTTATCGGACGGTATATCGCGAAACAAACGGTATTTATCGTGCCGACTCTAACGCGTCTCTCTCTCCAGGCGGTGCGGTTCGCCCAGACGGCGGCGGCGTCGGCGCCTCAGCCCAGGATTAAGAAGTTCCAGATCTACCGCTGGGATCCGGATACGGCCGGAGACAAACCGCGCATGCAGACCTACGAGATTGACCTGAACACGTAAGTGCCGCCGCGGGCTGGTCCGTAGACTGAGCGTCTGCTGTGTAACTAACACTGTggagctgctttgaaacaatcgtcatcgtaaagcgcgatataaataaagtcgACTTGACTCTCTCAGGTGCGGGCCGATGGTTCTGGACGCGCTCATCAAGATCAAGAACGAGATGGACGGCACGCTGACCTTCAGACGCTCCTGCAGAGAGGGTGAGATGCCAAACGTGCCTCACATACCAGCGGGGATGGCCATTCGATTACGCTTTCTTAGTCGATCGTCGGAGAATTAACACTCGACTATCGATTAGtcattcatattttttataataaaatgaatgattTAACTTTTATCAGCGTTTTTCTGCAATGAGACCTTTATTACGAGATCAACTTGTGGCAGACAGTAAACTACGCTCAGTTAGCCGAGCCGAACGTATGCGTTCCAGCGTGGCGTTTTCTAACGTCTTTGCACACCAgcagcgtgtctgacgcggcgctacTGCTAATGCTAGGTGTCGTACAGGGAaggcctatacttcatgttacaCATAAATAgactactgatacagcaaagacattgACGGCCGAATATTTTATTCTGTAACGgctgcaatatttcaaaatcaataattacgttttaatttattacaattaggcctatatcagCGTTAATGTTAActagagactttcaaacatcaaaatgtcatttattaatgtgCTTTCgtgtcaaaattatatataaacatattttcgattctattttgcctgggaacgtttccaacacgctcgcgtgtcgcatGAAAAATAGGCATCGGTTCTCCGCATTTTGGGCGCGGCTCGAGTTTAAGCGAACCCTTCAGGCATTTATGCatattttatccaaagcgacttacattgcattcaaggacacattttacattattgtcagttcttgctttccctgggaatcgaacccatgaccttagtgttgctagcgccacgctctactggttgagctacaggaaaggcagtgtgcaagctctGACCCGTTAaccgaaacaaaaacggacacgccgcGAAAACACGCTCTGAGGTGACGAATGCACAGGTAAGGTTCCTCCACCGCAGCCGACATCAGCCAGGGACGGACGCTCTTGGTTTAAGCGGTCGCGTTAGATCAAGACTCGTGGCCATCTTGTACTTCTTATACACGGCATCGCAATGTTTGCAGTGAactatttcagtttttaaatcaaaatggcCCCACGCCACACTTGACCTCTACATGAGGAGTCTGTTGAAATCCAGCGTAAGACCACTGATAACCGATATGGTCTGATTATAGTTCCACCAATAGCAGTGAACAGGAGCTCAGCGAGTGAGAGCTCTGCGCGCCGAAGCCGTAGCATGAGCCGAGCGTGAACCGCTGCTGCGGATCTGCGTATTGTCTATGGCAGTCATCGCGCGGCTCGCTCAGCTTAATTTGCGTTGAGgtcttgatttaaaaaatgtgttttatttattaaacgcaaaaattttaatttcaaaagcatttctaaattcagttcatatttctaACAAATGAAATTCaaagccaaaataacgaaatgataaaaaaatcaCGCAAGATAAAATCCCAAACGCGTTTGAGCCGCTCGTGCCGTAAGCGCCGCAGTGCCAGCTCTGGAACCCGCTGCCGCTGCCGTTAATCTGGATATGggatgtgtgtgttgtgcagGAATCTGTGGCTCGTGTGCCATGAACATCAGCGGCGGAAACACACTCGCCTGTCTCAACAAAATCGACACCAACACCGACAAGGTGACGAAGATATACCCACTGCCACACATGTATGTGGTGAAGGACCTGGTGCCCGTgagtatctgtgtgtgtgtgtatgtgtgagagtgtgtgtgtgagtgagagagagtgtgtgtgagtgagtgtgtgagagtatctatgtgtgtgtgtgtgtctgtgtgtgtgacagtatctgtgagtgtgtgtgtgtgtgtgagtatctatgtgtgtgtgtctgtgtgtgagagtctgtgtgtgtgacagtatctgtgtgtgtgagtgtgtgagtatctatgtgtgtgtgtgtctgtgtgtgagagagagagtgtgtgtgtgtgtgtgtgtgtgtgagagtatctatgtgtgagagtgtgtgtctgtgtgagagtgtgtgtgtgtgtctgtgtgagagtgtgtgtgtgtgtgtatgtgtgtgagtatcTATGTGTGagattgtgtttgtctgtgtgagagtgtgtgtgtgtgtctgtgtgagagtgtgtgtgtgtgtgtgagagtatctgtatgtgtgtgagtatctatgtgtgagagtgtgtttgtctgtgtgagagtgtgtgtgtgtgtgtgtgtgagagtatctgtatgtgtgtgagtatctatgtgtgagagtgtgtttgtctgtgtgagagtgtgtgtgtgtgtctgtgtgagagtgtgtgtctgtgtgagagtgtgtgtgtgtgtgtgagagtatctgtatgtgtgtgagtatctatgtgtgagagtgtgtttgtctgtgtgagagtgtgtgtgtgtgtgtgtgtgtgagagtatctgtatgtgtgtgagtatctatgtgtgagagtgtgtgtctgtgtgagagtgtgtgtgtgtgtgtgtgtgagagtatctgtgtgtgtgaacactgTCGGTCTGTGTCCCGCAGGACATGAGCAACTTCTACGCTCAGTATAAATCCATCGAGCCGTTCCTGAAGAAGAAGGACGAGTCCAAGCAGGGCCAGGAGCAGTATCTGCAGAGTGTGGAGGACCGAGAGAAGctggtaacacacacacacacacacacacacacacgttaggtttttgtgaattgtggggactttccattggcgtaatggattttatactgtacattctatccccctacactgcccttaaacctacccatcacacacacacacacacacacacacacacacacacacacacacacgttaggtttttgtgaattgtggggacattccattggcgtaatggattttatactgtacattctatccccctacactgcccttaaacctacccatcacacacacacacacacatcggcgtgtctcaggtgtgtgtgtgtctctgtagGACGGCCTGTATGAGTGTATCCTGTGCGCCTGCTGCAGCACCAGCTGTCCCAGCTACTGGTGGAACGGAGACAAGTATCTGGGCCCAGCCGTCCTCATGCAGGTAAACCctcgccacacacacacacacacacacacacacacacaagggtcCCCGCagagtcttaaaaagtcttaaaagtatgaaatttcaaaatcaaaatataaggccttaaaGTCTTAATTTCGCGGAAGCACtgcgttctaggtcttaaataatgtttaacagGTCTTCATTTTCCTACGTCCGTGTAACGCTACCTCATTGAAATGCTCTCGCCTCCCGCAGcatgtgcgcgcgcgtgtgcgtgtgtgtgttccgtggtgtttgtagttctttctttcgctagaccaactattgttcgctctATTACAACTAGAAATGAGACCAGCATGCCACTTCTATTGCAGCCAGtcagctttcgtgttattggcacgagCCTCTTTCAGCTCGTACCCCACAGACGCTTTATTCTTCAGCCGAGTCTGACGGTTCTTGCAGTTCCGCGATCGTGAGGCCAATCTTTCTCACCCTCTTgcataatgaccaaataaaagtataatatacccgattgcactaaacgagttaataacagtgatgtGAACTCCGAACTCTGATGtcaggctgtgtgtgtttgctgcctgtcagcgcTTGCGTgagtgtattgaatgtgttttttctaggcccaatagcctaacgttactcttgaacgatcaaatacacacattatGCGTCTATATCCTGATTTGAGTTAAAGGTTTGGGACGTGTCAGTAAGCACTGGATCTGCGCACTAGTAAGctctcaaagtgaaagcaaactaatagcttaacaacacaaacggggaaacagcacttacacttaaaggaacagtCGAACTGTTTTAGAAATAGGGATTATTCTACTTTGCTACCtttagatatgtggggaaatgaattataagctaagctagcggcgaccctgccaaactaaaacaatgcgtGCACTGAGACAAACGCATTTGGCCTCATATCTAAATGtctaaagaagttgaataagccctatttctgaAACCGCTGGAGTGTTCCTCTTCGTAGATGTGCATCTTTATGCTGTATTTATTCCAATTGCATttgtcctattgtcatttgtttataagtatatatttttattactgaCCAATTACTTGATTATGCAATTACTTAAAAacgttttacttatattaagcaattgcttattgctgtggtttacttttaagatgttggtcatatttcccaccccaagcgatcgagttattaaagatagatagcACACCGCTGGACCAGCCTTTATTGTTTTCTAATAGGCCTTATCAAgcaagattcatgcattttgtcagttttattgccatgtgtgactattgtgcatctaacataataatattgttaatgttgcatccttattataaaaaaataaaaatgtttgcaaatttatggaagtgaccaccacaaaaaaataataattttggtccccaaaaaaaaaaaaaaaaattcctggtgggattgagctatgaataatgagtttactaatactttgttcaatttaaataaataatataagtttaagtaattgactgattctgcatttcctatgcatgtttttttttattgcgtgatataggtcttaaattttattcataatggtcttaaaaagtcttaaatttgacttgatgaaacctgcagataccctgacacacacacacacacacacacacacactctcactctcacacacacacttctgttcAAACTTATGAACCGCTTACACCTGGCGTTTGAATCCTCTTTTgtccacttctgtcctgatttcttctgtgtgtgtgtgaggcaaTGTTTGAGATTCTCAAAAcgagaagtatttactagacaagcaaaagttattgtcttgttttgggaaaaataactcaaaatgaagagagtttttgcttaaaataagataaataatctgccaatggggtgagaaaaataatcttgttttctgttttgcTGATAGTTTCCTCACCCCTTGTCTTTCTTTagtggaaaagaaatgaagGTTTTGGATGAAAACactccaggatttttctccatataatggacttcaatgggcctCAAACGGCTCAGGGGCCGAATGAGTTTCAGCGCAGCTTCAAACGACAGCAGACGATgaataagggtcttatctagacAAACCATCGGCATTTAAACGCAAAATAAACAAGTTTAAGTTTTATCAGCACTAATGCTGGCCTTGCTCTGTTCTGTGATGCGCTGTTGCGCTGAAAAGATCACGCTTGACGAAGTTGGAACAACCGAAAAAATGTGTGCGTAAAAACGTTTTAACGATAAAATCGTCTGGTGTCGTTTAAAGCCCTCTGAAGCTGCGCTGTAACTCATTCGGCCCTTGAGCCGTTTGAGGCCCATTGAAGTCCagtatatggagaaaaatcctggaatgttttcatcaaaaaccttc
This genomic window contains:
- the mrpl20 gene encoding 39S ribosomal protein L20, mitochondrial, encoding MVFLTLSCWTRSRGPDRYWKVQELLKNARHFRGRKNRCYSLAVRAVRRAFVYASKGRKAKRRNMRQLWISRIAAASREHHLKYPALIHNLLKSSVQLNRRVLCDLSITEPRSFLALAKLARARQQEGFRAALGDGNEPPGVFSRITQLQ
- the sdhb gene encoding succinate dehydrogenase [ubiquinone] iron-sulfur subunit, mitochondrial, producing MAAVCFSLSRCAAVHRPAAITAVRFAQTAAASAPQPRIKKFQIYRWDPDTAGDKPRMQTYEIDLNTCGPMVLDALIKIKNEMDGTLTFRRSCREGICGSCAMNISGGNTLACLNKIDTNTDKVTKIYPLPHMYVVKDLVPDMSNFYAQYKSIEPFLKKKDESKQGQEQYLQSVEDREKLDGLYECILCACCSTSCPSYWWNGDKYLGPAVLMQAYRWMIDSRDDFTEERLSKLQDPFSLYRCHTIMNCTRTCPKGLNPGKAIAEIKKMMAVYKEKKMASA